The genomic interval AACAACGTACTGCTGGTTGTGGTCGCTGCCACGGTATTGCTGGGTACGCTCTATCCTCTAGTGGCCGATTTTTTCTTTGATCAAAAAATCTCAGTAGGGGCACCATTCTTTAATATGTTCTTTAACCCCATCATGTGTGTACTGGTGTTGTTTATGGCCATCGGCATGACCAGCCGCTGGAAGAAAACCGACGCAAAATGGATAGCACAGCAACTGTGGCCAGCGGCCTTGTTCAGTATTGTTTTATCGTTTGTGTTTCCGTTGATTTACGGTGTGGAATACACTTGGCAAATCATAGTCGGTATTGCTGTAAGCAGTTGGATTATCACAGGCACATTGATGGATGTTTACCACAAAGCCAATGGTAAAAGCGGTATCGTTAGTGGCTTGAAGAAACTCACGCCTAGTTATTACGGAATGGTGTGCGCCCACATCGGTGTGGCCATTACCGCTATTGGTATCACCATTGTTTCTAACTACACACAAGAACATAACGTGCGTATGGAGCCCGGTGATCGAATCGAAGCATCCGGTTATGAGTTTGTCTTTGATGGTGTACGCAAAGTACCTGGGCCAAACTATATTGCCGATGAAGGTGTGATTCGTGTGTTCTACAACGACAAGTTCTACAACACCATGAAACCACAGAAGCGTCATTATAAAGTGCAGAGCAATATGATGACGGAAGCAGATATCGACGCAGGCTTGTTCCGTGATTTGTATGTGGCGCTCGGTGAACCTTTAGCTGGTGACGCTTGGGCACTGCGTATTCACTACAAGCCTTATGTGCGCTGGTTGTGGTTGGGAGCAATTTTCATGGCCTTTGGTTCAGTATTAGCTGTTTTAGACAAGCGCTATCGCATGGCTCCTCGTCGAGCTTAAGGAAAGATTATGAAACGTTGGATGCTATTTATACCTTTTATTATTTTCTTTTTGCTCGGTGTTCTACTTTGGCGTGGACTGTATTTAGATCCTAAAGACATTCCGTCGGCACTGATTGATAAACCGTTTCCTGAATTTGAGTTGCCGATTCTTTTGTCCGATGAGAACAAGACCAAAGCCGATATTCTAGGTCAGCCATTGCTGATCAATGTATGGGGCACTTGGTGTGTGAGTTGTAAAGTGGAGCACCCGTTCCTTGTGGATTTATCGCAGCAAGGCATCGCCATTATGGGCATCAATTACAAAGACGATAATGACGCTGCACGTCGTTGGCTAAAAGACTTAGGCGACCCTTATATTTTTAGTGTTGATGACGAAGACGGTACGCTTTCAATGGATTTAGGTGTCACAGGTGCACCAGAAACCTTCTTTGTTGATGCAAAAGGTATCGTGCGTTATCGACATCAAGGACCGATTACTGCCAGCAACTGGGATAAGATTAAACCTCACTATGACGCATTAAATGAGGAGCAATAATGAAAACACTGCTTCTGATCATAGGCTTATTTTTGAGTACTCAGTCACTGGCTATCGTGGAAGGTCACGCCTACCAGTTTACGGAAGGCAGTGAGCAAGAGAATGAGAAAAAAGCGGAGTTATTTCGCGAACTAGCAGTGGAACTGCGCTGCCCTAAGTGTCAAAACCAAAACCTAGCCGATAGTAATGCCACCATTTCTAGTGATCTGCGACGCGAATTGTATACGCAAATCAAGCAAGGTAATGATCGTGAAGAGATCATCGACTTTATGGTGGATCGCTATGGTGAATTTGTTTTGTATCGTCCAAAGGTCAATTCACTGACTTATGCTTTGTGGTATGGCCCGGTGATATTACTGGCACTGGTTGCCGTGATTGCGATCATCATTATCAAACGTCGTAAACGCATTAATGATGAAGAATACCAAGACCAGAAACAAAACAAATCTGCGCTTATGAGTGATGAAGAACGGGCCCGTGCTGAGGCGCTACTCAACTCAGACAAGAGAAGTAACGAAGAGGATAAAGACGCATGACCAGTTTGTGGATAGGAATTGCAGTACTAACAGCTCTGGCCGTTGTGTTCTTATGCTTGCCTTTGTTTATTCGTCTACGCTCCGGTGAACTGGTACGTGATCAAGCAAATATTGAAATCTACAAGCAGCAGCTAAAAGATTTGGATGCCGATCTTAAAGCGGAACGCATTTCTAAAGAAGATCACCAAGCATTAACTGACGAAGTAAAGCAGAACTTGTTGCAAGACGCCGAATCCTCCAAGTCTGAAACCAATCATACCAGCGGTAAACCATTGATTCCGATCATGGCATTCATTCTGATTGTTTCCGGTGTGTTGTTATACGCGCATCTTGGTAGTGAAAATGAGCTCATAATTAAAGAGTTATTGGAATCCAGTATGGATCCTAATACGGACATGGCAACTATGCGTGAAAATGCCGACGAGCTTATGCAGCGCCTGACGATTGTCGTAGACGAAACGCCAGAAGATGTAGAGGCTTGGTATCTACTCGGTCGAATTCAATCAGACTTAGGCCGCTATGATGAAGCCGTGTTTTCTTTTAGTCAGGTCTTACAATACTTAGACCCTGAACAAAAAGCGGATAAAGCCGCAGCCATGGCACAGTTGGCGCAAGCGCAATTTTTTGCGAACGATCGCGTATTAGATAAAGCGACGGAATCGTTGTTAATTGATGCTTTAGAAATCAATCCACGGGATTCTATGGTATTGGGTTTGCTGGGCATTGCTTCCTATGAAAATCAAAACTATATGGATGCCGTGCGTTACTGGACGCGCTTACAGGGTTTGATGCCACCCAGTGATCCTAATCGACAAGCCATTGCCGGCGGTATTAATAAAGCCAAAGATAATCTCTCTGCAGATCAACTGGATGAACTTGAGCAAGAACGTCTTGATGCCATTAAAGCCAGCATTAAAGTGACGGTGAATGTTGATGATTCGTTGAAGGATCAGCTACCCGAGCAAGCGGATTTATTCGTACTAGCTAAAGCAGAACAAGGGCCGCCTATGCCACTTGCAGTGCAGAGATTGCAGGTGAGTGAATGGCCGGTAACTGTGACGCTAGATGATTCTATGGCAATGATGGACAATTTAAAGCTCAGTGAGTTTGAATCAGTGGTGATCACGGCACGCATTTCTAAGAGTGGAGTGGGCAACGCAAAAGCGGGAGACTTAGAAGGGAACTCTAAAGCGATTTCGTCTTCTTCTCAATCTGCCACTGTTATGATTGATGACATTCTGTAGTTTTTAAAAGCGATAGTGTACATCCAAGCTCAATCGCCGCGGCAAACCTTGTATCGGTGATTGAGATCCTCTGTAGGGTTGAACGTACAATATTTTTTCATCCAATATATTTTTGATTCCCATACCATACCGCCATTTATCATAGCGTTTTTGATAACTGATCTCCCAGTCATATTCTTCCGATAGCTTCTCTGGTTCGCCACAGATCAAGTTGATGTCTGTGGTACATGCATAACGTGAAGAGATGATATTCAGCTTTGAGTAAATGGAAGCGTTCGTCTGAATTGGTAAACTCGCGTCGAATTTCAGCATATGGTTGGGGATGCCCAAGAGTGCATTTTTTTCATTCGCTATTCCGATAGCTTCAATACTGTTCTGGTCGACCAAAAACAATGAGTAGCTGGCATTCATCGTGATAACGTCTGTTTTCCAGTGGAACATGAGTTCATGACCAAAATTACTAATATCGCCTAAGGTGACATTGCTCGCGGAGGATGGGTTGAAACCGATAAAGTCTTGGATCTCTAACCAGAAAACGTTATAGCTAAGGCGTCCAGCTGAGCTGATTCGATATCCCAACTCTAATTCCGTGGATAACGTTTTTTCTGTTTTCGTTATAGCCGAACCTGAATTTTTAGCGCTGGCTAAGGTGTCAAATTGAGGTGTTTTAAATGCTTGGTTGTAGACAAATTTGAGGTAAGTGCTGTCCCAATTGCTGTTGATGGCGAGACGCGGTACCCACTCTTTACCAATTGCATCATGATCTTCATAGCGCGCACCATATGTCACATTGGCAAATGGCAGGTAGAGGCTGTGTTGAAAATAGCCACCAACGTTTATTTGTTCAATACTATTGTCGTTGTCAAAACGGGTAGTAGAATCAAACAGGAACGACCTTGTTACTTTTTCATATTCTTGGTAGTAGAAAAGCCCAAAGGCGATATCCTGATCACGCTTTCCGTGCCAGTAAAAAGTTTGATCTAATCGATATCGAGTGGCGTCTCGACTAACGGTTTGGCCATACTGGTTATCGCTATTCCATGGTTTCTGATTAACCAGTGTTAGTTTACTTTCGGAGTCCCAGACACTAGAGATTGGGCTGCGAGAATATGCTTGCAGGGCCAGATGTTCGAAGCTTAAGGTGTTGGCTTCTTGATAGCGCTCATTGGGCGAATAAAATAAACCGGCATCGCCAAAAAGAAGACGGTCCTCTTGCTCAAAGCGATCATACTGAACTTGTATGTATTGCTGGCCTTCTTGTAGTTTCAGCCATGCATGAAGCGGTTGGCTATTACTGTAGTTCTTGAGATCTTGCTCGTAGCCATCTAGGCCTTGCCATCGCGCGACACTATAGTCTCCATACCCTGCAGATAAGGTCATGTCATATTTTGCGCTTGAGGATGTTTCATCTGACAGCGTTCCGCCGTGATAAAGGCTAATACTGTTCTCAACCAAACCCTGCTTAATCACTTCGGCGTGGGAAGATAGGGCTGTTTCTGTTTTTTGACTGATACTGCTCACTTTGATGACGGCAAGCGCTGCTTGCCCTCCGTATTTCACAGAACCCGGTCCACGAATGATCTCTATTTGTTCAATGGTAGAAACAGGAAAGCGATTACCTAATGGCAATGATCCAAATGACAGCTCGTTTTGTTCTATACCATCCACAATTAATAAAATCTTGGCCTCCATTCCCCAGATACCACGAAAACTAAGTGAGAAGGTACCAATAGTATCTGCACCTGCCCAAAACCCTGGGACGTTCTGTAACAAATCCATTAAATACACCGCATTGGAGCGCTCAATCATATCTCGGGTTATTAGTGTAACTGTGCTGGGCTGCTTATTGACGGTTTTGGGGATGTTGGATGCAACATCAATCTTGATTTGCATGAGTTCATCTAACGATAGGGAAAAGTAATCCTCAGCATTGGTCTTGTGGGATATAAAGCTTGTTGCGACCAGCCATGGAAGGAGAGAGCACTTTATTACTGGTCTGAGCAAAGACATAGTGTCAAATATCCATATGCACCGATTGCCTTTAGTATAGTTGAATATAGGAGTTTTGCGCGTTGCTACTTTTGCTTACTCTGGCCCTAATAGGGCCAGAGTTTTACAGTATTTAATTACTCGTAGGTACAG from Bermanella marisrubri carries:
- the ccmI gene encoding c-type cytochrome biogenesis protein CcmI, with translation MTSLWIGIAVLTALAVVFLCLPLFIRLRSGELVRDQANIEIYKQQLKDLDADLKAERISKEDHQALTDEVKQNLLQDAESSKSETNHTSGKPLIPIMAFILIVSGVLLYAHLGSENELIIKELLESSMDPNTDMATMRENADELMQRLTIVVDETPEDVEAWYLLGRIQSDLGRYDEAVFSFSQVLQYLDPEQKADKAAAMAQLAQAQFFANDRVLDKATESLLIDALEINPRDSMVLGLLGIASYENQNYMDAVRYWTRLQGLMPPSDPNRQAIAGGINKAKDNLSADQLDELEQERLDAIKASIKVTVNVDDSLKDQLPEQADLFVLAKAEQGPPMPLAVQRLQVSEWPVTVTLDDSMAMMDNLKLSEFESVVITARISKSGVGNAKAGDLEGNSKAISSSSQSATVMIDDIL
- a CDS encoding TonB-dependent receptor plug domain-containing protein, which codes for MQIKIDVASNIPKTVNKQPSTVTLITRDMIERSNAVYLMDLLQNVPGFWAGADTIGTFSLSFRGIWGMEAKILLIVDGIEQNELSFGSLPLGNRFPVSTIEQIEIIRGPGSVKYGGQAALAVIKVSSISQKTETALSSHAEVIKQGLVENSISLYHGGTLSDETSSSAKYDMTLSAGYGDYSVARWQGLDGYEQDLKNYSNSQPLHAWLKLQEGQQYIQVQYDRFEQEDRLLFGDAGLFYSPNERYQEANTLSFEHLALQAYSRSPISSVWDSESKLTLVNQKPWNSDNQYGQTVSRDATRYRLDQTFYWHGKRDQDIAFGLFYYQEYEKVTRSFLFDSTTRFDNDNSIEQINVGGYFQHSLYLPFANVTYGARYEDHDAIGKEWVPRLAINSNWDSTYLKFVYNQAFKTPQFDTLASAKNSGSAITKTEKTLSTELELGYRISSAGRLSYNVFWLEIQDFIGFNPSSASNVTLGDISNFGHELMFHWKTDVITMNASYSLFLVDQNSIEAIGIANEKNALLGIPNHMLKFDASLPIQTNASIYSKLNIISSRYACTTDINLICGEPEKLSEEYDWEISYQKRYDKWRYGMGIKNILDEKILYVQPYRGSQSPIQGLPRRLSLDVHYRF
- a CDS encoding DsbE family thiol:disulfide interchange protein, whose amino-acid sequence is MKRWMLFIPFIIFFLLGVLLWRGLYLDPKDIPSALIDKPFPEFELPILLSDENKTKADILGQPLLINVWGTWCVSCKVEHPFLVDLSQQGIAIMGINYKDDNDAARRWLKDLGDPYIFSVDDEDGTLSMDLGVTGAPETFFVDAKGIVRYRHQGPITASNWDKIKPHYDALNEEQ
- a CDS encoding cytochrome c-type biogenesis protein, which gives rise to MKTLLLIIGLFLSTQSLAIVEGHAYQFTEGSEQENEKKAELFRELAVELRCPKCQNQNLADSNATISSDLRRELYTQIKQGNDREEIIDFMVDRYGEFVLYRPKVNSLTYALWYGPVILLALVAVIAIIIIKRRKRINDEEYQDQKQNKSALMSDEERARAEALLNSDKRSNEEDKDA